One window from the genome of Pseudomonas sp. L5B5 encodes:
- a CDS encoding MBL fold metallo-hydrolase, giving the protein MIISDTLRVEAFFDSHTWTISYLVMDLATRRCALIDSVLDFDPKSGRTRTESADRLVARVRELEAQVDWILETHVHADHLSAAAYLKEQLGAQVAIGDQITRVQKVFGALFNEAPAFARDGSQFDVLLADGSEFAIGQLTARAMHTPGHTPACMTYLVQVGEEQVAFVGDTLFMPDYGTARCDFPGADARTLYRSIGKILALAPQTRLFMCHDYLPNGRELQYMTTVAEQRASNIHIHQGVDEDSFVKMREARDATLDMPVLILPSVQVNMRSGHFPEPEDNGVSYLKIPLNTL; this is encoded by the coding sequence ATGATCATCAGCGACACGCTGCGTGTAGAAGCCTTTTTCGACAGCCACACCTGGACCATCAGCTACCTGGTGATGGACCTCGCCACGCGCCGCTGCGCCCTGATCGACAGCGTGCTGGACTTCGACCCCAAGTCCGGCCGTACCCGCACCGAGTCCGCCGACCGCCTGGTGGCCCGGGTCCGCGAGCTGGAGGCGCAGGTCGACTGGATCCTGGAGACCCACGTCCACGCCGACCATCTCTCGGCCGCCGCCTACCTCAAGGAGCAGCTCGGAGCCCAGGTGGCCATCGGCGACCAGATCACCCGGGTGCAGAAAGTCTTCGGCGCGCTGTTCAACGAAGCCCCGGCCTTCGCCCGGGACGGTAGCCAGTTCGACGTGCTGCTGGCCGACGGCAGCGAGTTCGCCATCGGCCAGCTCACCGCCCGGGCCATGCACACCCCGGGGCATACCCCGGCGTGCATGACCTACCTGGTGCAGGTGGGCGAAGAGCAAGTGGCCTTCGTCGGCGACACCCTGTTCATGCCCGACTACGGCACCGCCCGCTGCGACTTCCCCGGCGCCGACGCGCGAACCCTGTACCGCTCCATCGGCAAGATCCTGGCCCTGGCGCCGCAAACGCGGTTGTTCATGTGCCACGACTACCTGCCCAACGGCCGCGAGCTGCAGTACATGACCACCGTGGCCGAACAGCGGGCCAGCAACATCCACATCCACCAGGGCGTCGACGAAGACAGCTTCGTGAAGATGCGCGAAGCCCGTGACGCAACCCTGGACATGCCGGTGCTGATCCTGCCCTCGGTGCAGGTCAACATGCGCAGCGGGCACTTCCCCGAGCCCGAGGACAACGGCGTGAGCTACCTGAAGATCCCCCTGAACACCCTATAA